ttacatgTTCAAAGCAACGCAACGGTGGCCCTATACCAAACAGAACTCCATTCTGTAGAGTGAGCAGTGATAATGAAGCAGtccattttattttgtagattcaagctgctcttcataattttcgccaccagatgtcaccagagaggactgtgttgaaaagcttcgagtaacgaaccgtttttcaatacaagcttcagtgcttcagaaagcttcatttggccatcactactgaaaacacacagactaaatacacacaggaggataatgagggaagtggaaacacatggggaaacagctgtaACAAGTGAGGATAACAACAtcacaggggaaacgtaaagcTAAACACATAGAACACAGGAACACAGaacctcttcaaaataaaatgggaaaCATAATGAAACGCAGATGTGACAAcatgaacttgacaacaaaagacatgaagacatgaaacacataaaggaCAAGGGATACTTAACACAGGTGTTGAAAACTTAAGGGGAAACTAATAAACAAATTACCTTATAAAACCcaatgaacttaaacataaaccataaacatcaaaataaacaaaaactcaaaacgctgggtaaAAAGACCCAGGATTGTGACACATCCACTACAAATGCATGTGAGCAAAACACGTTAAATCTAAGTGGAGCTTTAGTACTCTGTTTTGAGCTTCTCCTGGTGGTTGGAACGTTTGTAGTTTCAGCCCTCAGCAAGCCATTACTCTGAGACAGTCCCTAAAACGCTTCATTATGAAATTTACACCTGTAAAGATCAGCCAGGGAGATGACCCCTGGGGTAACTGTGACCTCTGATCCCAGATGGTGGACAGTTGCTGTGGGGGGAAATTCCAGTTGCTGGACGGGAGCATCAGTGGACAGTTCACACAGCTGGTGAGGTCACAGCTGCCCAATCACTCACACATCAGCACAGCTGTACCATGACGGAATGGTAAACCAGACTGTGCCCCTCCCCACAGGTGCCAGACAAGAGGATTGACATGAAGTGGCGGTTCAGGACATGGCCCAGCAGTGAGTCTTCCTGTTAGGATGTGATGCACTCAtgtttttctgctgctgctttcaggGACACTCTAACCTCTCTGGACTTTCTCTAGACCACTATGCCTCCGTGAGCCTAGAGCTGGATGATCGAGGAgacgacacagaactgaggttGGAGTGCCGAGGAGTCCCTTTAGGAGAAGAGGACTCCACCAGAGAGGGCTGGACCCGCTTCTACTTCCGGGCCATCAAGCAGACATTTGGAT
The genomic region above belongs to Pelmatolapia mariae isolate MD_Pm_ZW linkage group LG15, Pm_UMD_F_2, whole genome shotgun sequence and contains:
- the LOC134642745 gene encoding activator of 90 kDa heat shock protein ATPase homolog 1-like, with amino-acid sequence MSCRGVKFRGTIDVSNLSDENDEDDLDICVALCKDQPNTPLLELMKTSGVQEVRRVLGEYVRRLKSGSQMVDSCCGGKFQLLDGSISGQFTQLVPDKRIDMKWRFRTWPSNHYASVSLELDDRGDDTELRLECRGVPLGEEDSTREGWTRFYFRAIKQTFGY